A genomic segment from Deltaproteobacteria bacterium encodes:
- the proC gene encoding pyrroline-5-carboxylate reductase, with protein MKTGKTIGFVGCGNMAEALLRGLLAAGISPERIGGSAPRGERVDELRARYGVFATTDNVELVRRSDIVVLSVKPQILDRVVREIASDMREGTLVVSIAAGVPTAAIEHLLRAETHVVRAMPNTPALVGAGATAIAPGEHATDEDVETARFLFDAVGLTVVLEESQLDAVTGLSGSGPAYIFLVLDALADGGVKMGLSRRTAQRLAAQTVMGAAKLLLDTDEHPGRLKDMVTSPGGTAIAGLATLEAGGLRTTLINAVEAATLRARELGRAALPPK; from the coding sequence GTGAAAACCGGAAAGACGATCGGATTTGTCGGCTGCGGCAACATGGCCGAGGCGTTGCTGCGCGGTCTGCTGGCGGCGGGGATCTCGCCCGAGCGGATCGGCGGCTCCGCGCCGCGCGGCGAGCGCGTCGATGAGTTGCGCGCGCGCTACGGCGTGTTCGCGACGACGGACAACGTCGAACTGGTGCGGCGCAGCGATATCGTCGTCCTCAGCGTCAAGCCGCAGATTCTCGACCGCGTGGTCCGCGAGATTGCGAGCGACATGCGCGAGGGCACGCTCGTCGTGTCGATCGCGGCCGGGGTGCCGACGGCGGCAATCGAGCACCTGCTGCGCGCGGAGACCCACGTCGTTCGCGCGATGCCCAACACGCCGGCGCTGGTGGGCGCGGGTGCGACGGCGATCGCGCCCGGCGAGCACGCGACGGACGAGGACGTCGAAACCGCGCGATTTTTGTTCGACGCGGTGGGCCTCACGGTCGTACTCGAAGAGAGCCAGCTCGACGCCGTCACCGGGTTGTCGGGCAGCGGTCCGGCCTACATCTTCCTCGTGCTCGACGCGCTTGCCGACGGCGGGGTCAAGATGGGCCTGTCGCGCCGCACGGCCCAGCGCCTCGCCGCGCAGACCGTGATGGGAGCCGCGAAGTTGCTGCTCGACACCGACGAGCACCCGGGGCGCCTCAAGGACATGGTGACGTCGCCGGGCGGCACCGCGATCGCCGGACTGGCGACGCTGGAAGCCGGCGGCCTGCGCACGACGCTGATCAACGCGGTCGAGGCGGCGACGCTGCGCGCGCGGGAACTCGGTCGCGCCGCGCTGCCGCCCAAGTGA